In one window of Onychomys torridus chromosome 5, mOncTor1.1, whole genome shotgun sequence DNA:
- the Chst4 gene encoding carbohydrate sulfotransferase 4, producing the protein MTLPKKGKLLLFLASQMVVLALFFHVSSHGGLFQNKEPRRPVHVLVLSSWRSGSSFVGQIFGQHPDVFYLMEPAWHVWMSFTTSTARKLQMAARDLLRSVFLCDMSVFDAYMKPGPRKQSSLFQWEQSRALCSSPVCDFFSSDQISSPNNCKMLCAQQPFDMVEKACGSHSHVVLKEVRFFNLQALYPLLTDPSLNLHVVHLVRDPRAVFRSREHTRGDLMIDSHIVLREDLKMIKEEDHSYYVMQIICKSHVDIVKAIQALPEALQQRFLLLRYEDLVQAPLAQTSKLYEFVGLKFLPHLQTWIHNVTRGKGMGQHAFHTGSRDAINVSQAWRWSLPYKKVSQLQDVCSEAMDLLGYLQVKSQQEQGNLSLNLLSSSHTLGKVYQEGLGGLSVPDGSSLGHH; encoded by the coding sequence ATGACACTGCCTAAGAAAGGGAAGCTGCTGTTGTTCCTGGCTTCTCAGATGGTAGTTCtagctctcttcttccatgtgTCCAGCCATGGGGGATTGTTCCAGAACAAAGAGCCCAGGAGGCCTGTGCATGTGCTGGTCCTGTCTTCCTGGCGGTCAGGATCCTCTTTTGTGGGGCAGATTTTTGGGCAGCACCCAGATGTCTTCTACCTGATGGAGCCTGCATGGCATGTGTGGATGAGTTTCACCACCAGCACCGCCCGGAAGCTGCAGATGGCGGCTCGGGACCTTTTGCGTTCTGTCTTCCTGTGTGACATGAGTGTCTTCGATGCCTACATGAAGCCAGGCCCCCGAAAACAGTCCAGCCTCTTCCAGTGGGAGCAAAGCCGGGCCCTGTGCTCATCACCTGTTTGTGACTTCTTCTCTAGTGACCAGATCAGCTCACCTAACAATTGCAAGATGCTCTGTGCTCAGCAGCCCTTTGATATGGTGGAGAAGGCCTGCGGCTCTCACAGCCATGTGGTACTCAAGGAGGTGCGTTTCTTCAACCTGCAGGCCCTTTACCCACTGCTCACAGACCCCTCCCTCAACCTGCATGTCGTACACCTGGTCCGAGACCCCCGGGCTGTGTTCCGATCTCGGGAACACACCAGAGGAGACCTCATGATTGACAGTCATATTGTGCTAAGGGAGGATTTGAAAATGATCAAGGAGGAGGACCATTCCTATTATGTCATGCAGATCATCTGCAAAAGCCATGTAGACATAGTCAAGGCCATCCAAGCCCTGCCTGAAGCCCTGCAGCAGCGCTTTCTGCTCCTGAGGTATGAGGACCTGGTTCAGGCACCCCTGGCCCAGACCTCCAAGCTATATGAATTTGTGGGGTTGAAATTCTTGCCGCATCTCCAAACCTGGATTCACAATGTCACCCGTGGCAAGGGCATGGGCCAGCATGCCTTCCACACTGGCTCCAGGGATGCCATCAATGTCTCCCAGGCATGGCGTTGGTCCTTGCCTTATAAAAAGGTTTCTCAACTTCAAGATGTCTGTAGCGAGGCTATGGATTTACTGGGATACCTCCAGGTCAAATCCCAACAAGAGCAAGGCAACCTGTCACTGAATCTTCTGTCTTCCTCCCACACCTTGGGGAAAGTCTACCAAGAAGGCTTAGGGGGTCTGTCCGTACCAGACGGTTCCAGCCTCGGCCACCATTAA